In a genomic window of Phragmites australis chromosome 14, lpPhrAust1.1, whole genome shotgun sequence:
- the LOC133891685 gene encoding ras-related protein RABA5a-like: MAYDGEEEQSQDYLFKIVLIGDSSVGKSNLLARFARNEFYPNSKSTIGVEFQTQKLVIDGKEIKAQIWDTAGQERFRAVTSAYYRGAVGALLVYDISRRQTFDSVDRWLNELHIHSDMNVVTILVGNKVDLKHAREVSTAEGQALAEAQGLFFMETSALDSSNVAAAFQTVVKEIYSILSRKVFQSQEQKRSELRSLSNGKAVVLQGETNETNSGGRWCCSS, translated from the exons ATGGCCTATGATGGAGAGGAGGAACAAAGTCAGGATTATCTATTCAAAATTGTTCTGATTGGTGACTCCTCTGTTGGTAAATCAAACTTGCTAGCAAGATTTGCACGGAATGAGTTCTATCCAAACTCTAAATCCACTATAGGAGTGGAGTTCCAGACGCAAAAGTTGGTAATTGATGGAAAGGAAATTAAAGCTCAGATATGGGATACTGCTGGACAAGAGCGCTTCAGAGCAGTCACATCTGCTTACTACCGAGGCGCTGTTGGAGCTCTTCTTGTTTATGATATTAGCAGGCGCCAGACTTTTGATAGTGTTGACCGATGGCTTAATGAACTGCACA TTCACTCCGATATGAATGTTGTCACAATTCTGGTGGGCAACAAGGTGGATCTCAAGCATGCACGTGAGGTGAGCACTGCCGAAGGACAAGCCCTGGCCGAGGCTCAGGGCCTCTTTTTCATGGAAACCTCAGCCCTAGACTCATCAAATGTTGCAGCAGCTTTCCAAACTGTTGTTAAGGAGATCTACAGCATACTAAGCCGGAAGGTATTTCAATCGCAAGAGCAGAAGAGAAGTGAGCTCCGGTCATTAAGCAACGGGAAAGCTGTGGTGCTGCAGGGTGAGACCAATGAAACAAACAGTGGTGGGAGGTGGTGCTGTTCATCATAA